AAGCAACTACTTCAAAAAATGGAAGATATGCAGAAAACACTGGAACGCTTGAATTACAAAATTGAGAGCTATGAACAGTCGGTGGTTAAAAAGGAAAAAGAGCTAAAAAGAACGGAGGATTAGTTTTATGGCTAAAAAAGTATTGGTGCTTTCCGCAAGCCCGAGAAAAGGTGGAAATTCTGATTTGCTTTGTGACCAGTTTATATTCGGTGCAAACGAGGCAGGCTATCAGACAGAAAAGATTTTTTTGAGAGATAAAAAGATTGGTTACTGTACCGGCTGTGAGTCATGCTATACCAGCCATAATTGTGTTCAGAAAGATGACATGGCGGGGATTCTAGAAAAAATGATCAGCGCTGATGTCATTGTCATGGCGACACCGGTTTATTTCTATACCATGAACGCGCAAATAAAAACGTTGATTGATAGAACGGTACCTAAATATCAAGAAATCACTAGCAAGGAATTCTATTTCATTGTCTCAGCTGCCGACAGCAGTGAGCAGGCCATGGAAAGGACGATTGACGGTTTTCGCGGATTTATGTTATGTCTGAAGGATGCAAAAGAAAAGGGAGTTGTCTACGGCGTCGGCGCATGGCGCAAGGGAGACATTAAGGGCAGCGCTGCTATGAAGCAGGCCTTTGAAATGGGAAAGAGTATATAAATTTAAACCACAAACGGAGGTAACTATGAAAGTATTATTAGTGAATGGAAGTCAATGCCCGTTATTTCATTAAGGTATTGGAACATGGTACAACACGGCATACACCTGAGGACGTGAAAAAAGATTTAGAGGGGCTGCAAATAACCCATGAATTATCATGGCCGTTGAAGGCGAGACTAAATAGATGGATTTTGAAGAGTGCATTTAAAGGAGAAATAGTCGCATGAAAGAAGTAATGATTTGGACCGGTGCCGGTCAAA
This Desulfosporosinus orientis DSM 765 DNA region includes the following protein-coding sequences:
- a CDS encoding flavodoxin family protein — protein: MAKKVLVLSASPRKGGNSDLLCDQFIFGANEAGYQTEKIFLRDKKIGYCTGCESCYTSHNCVQKDDMAGILEKMISADVIVMATPVYFYTMNAQIKTLIDRTVPKYQEITSKEFYFIVSAADSSEQAMERTIDGFRGFMLCLKDAKEKGVVYGVGAWRKGDIKGSAAMKQAFEMGKSI